A stretch of the Acidobacteriota bacterium genome encodes the following:
- a CDS encoding type II toxin-antitoxin system RelE/ParE family toxin, translating to MGKYRVVLRKSVARDLRPIPNPDLRRILAAIESLSVEPRPSGAEKLSGQDRYRIRLGACRVIYEIHDGEVPVIVVKVGHRKDVHSHR from the coding sequence ATGGGAAAATATAGGGTCGTCCTCCGCAAATCGGTTGCCCGGGATCTGCGTCCCATCCCGAATCCGGACCTTCGAAGAATCCTGGCCGCCATCGAATCCCTGTCGGTGGAGCCGCGGCCCTCAGGAGCCGAAAAGCTCTCGGGGCAGGACAGGTACCGGATAAGGTTGGGCGCCTGTCGGGTCATTTACGAAATCCACGACGGGGAAGTGCCCGTCATCGTCGTAAAGGTCGGACATCGCAAGGATGTCCATAGTCACAGATGA
- a CDS encoding CopG family transcriptional regulator: MKNNPTRSTIYFEPDLHHALRIKAAHTQQSLSRLVNDAVRQALQEDQEDLEAFDERVNEPLISYEELLKDLRKHGKI; this comes from the coding sequence ATGAAAAACAACCCGACCCGTTCCACGATCTATTTCGAGCCGGACCTGCACCATGCCCTGAGGATAAAGGCCGCCCATACCCAGCAGTCTCTTTCCCGGCTGGTGAACGATGCGGTCCGGCAGGCTCTCCAGGAGGACCAGGAGGACCTGGAAGCTTTCGATGAACGAGTGAACGAACCCTTGATCAGTTATGAGGAGCTTCTGAAGGATCTCAGGAAGCATGGGAAAATATAG
- a CDS encoding glycosyltransferase family 2 protein, translating into MTDNGCPLVTALVPTWNGAAFIGRTLESLARQSWPRLEILVGDDASTDGTLAVVRDFAARHPGTRVIERTENLGWLGNSNDLMARARGELMFFAFHDDVVAPTYVERLAGALRDRPAAVLAFSDMKVHEVDGTEDFYSFRRLEGRSSAVGRGLVMLRRPAGWWVPNRGLFRASAWRRVGGIRPNDRGEYSADWTWLLHLALLGPFVRVPETLCDKYYQKGSISKQWPHDAAQVAALWRAGVAEIRRSPLDPWSKGVLIAPLMVFPHLGGPVKRALRKVFPPA; encoded by the coding sequence GTGACCGATAACGGGTGCCCGCTGGTGACCGCGCTGGTCCCCACCTGGAACGGGGCCGCCTTCATCGGCCGGACGCTCGAGTCGCTGGCGCGCCAGTCGTGGCCCCGCCTCGAAATCCTCGTCGGGGACGACGCCTCGACCGACGGCACCCTCGCCGTCGTCCGCGACTTCGCCGCCCGCCACCCCGGCACCCGGGTGATCGAGCGCACCGAAAACCTCGGCTGGCTAGGCAACTCCAACGACCTCATGGCGCGGGCGCGGGGCGAACTGATGTTCTTCGCCTTTCACGACGACGTGGTCGCCCCTACCTACGTCGAGCGTCTCGCCGGGGCCCTCCGGGACCGGCCGGCGGCGGTGCTGGCGTTCTCCGACATGAAGGTGCACGAGGTCGACGGGACGGAAGATTTTTACAGTTTCCGGCGCCTAGAGGGCAGGTCTAGCGCGGTGGGGCGCGGGCTGGTGATGCTGCGGCGCCCGGCCGGCTGGTGGGTGCCCAACCGCGGCCTGTTCCGCGCGAGCGCCTGGCGCCGGGTCGGGGGGATCCGGCCGAACGACCGGGGGGAGTACTCGGCCGACTGGACCTGGCTGCTGCACCTCGCGCTCTTGGGCCCGTTCGTGCGGGTGCCGGAGACGCTGTGCGACAAGTACTACCAGAAGGGGAGCATCAGCAAGCAGTGGCCCCACGACGCCGCCCAGGTGGCGGCGCTGTGGCGCGCGGGGGTCGCCGAAATCAGGCGCAGCCCGCTCGACCCCTGGAGCAAGGGGGTGCTGATCGCCCCGCTGATGGTCTTCCCGCACCTCGGCGGGCCGGTGAAAAGGGCGCTGCGGAAGGTGTTCCCGCCGGCGTGA
- a CDS encoding FAD-binding oxidoreductase: protein MTDRRVAVLGAGILGSSLALFLARAGVRVTLFDKADRPMAAASRWNEGKIHLGYLYAADPTLGTARHVLPGGLAFAPLLGRLIGADLRPHATAVDDIYLVHRDSVVEAATVRARFDAVGALIRAHPDARRYLTDVSDARAVPLGSSELATLAPGDDIVAGFRVPERSVDTRWAADRVAEAVDAEPRIAFRPRVTVTGAAPVAGVDGAWRVRSAGGDSEPYDVVVNALWNGRLPVDVAAGLDPEPPWTHRYRFCVFARTRTLVDLPSAIVAVGPFGDVKNYNGRDFYLSWYPVGLVAEGDGLELAEPAPLAGALRERFLDEVRAGLGAHIPGIGRVFDEAEELVVGGGFVFARGSGSIGDRDSTLHARDRFGVRRRGAYHSVDTGKYSTGPWLAERLAREIAG, encoded by the coding sequence ATGACGGATCGGCGGGTGGCCGTGCTCGGCGCCGGCATCCTGGGGAGCAGCCTGGCGCTGTTTCTGGCCCGCGCCGGGGTCCGGGTCACCCTCTTCGACAAGGCCGACCGCCCCATGGCCGCCGCCAGCCGCTGGAACGAGGGGAAGATCCACCTCGGCTATCTCTACGCGGCCGACCCGACCCTCGGCACCGCGCGGCACGTCCTTCCGGGCGGGCTCGCGTTCGCCCCGCTCCTCGGCCGGCTCATCGGCGCCGACCTGCGCCCCCACGCCACCGCCGTCGACGACATCTACCTCGTGCACCGCGACTCGGTGGTGGAAGCCGCGACCGTGCGCGCCCGGTTCGACGCGGTCGGGGCCCTGATCCGGGCCCACCCGGACGCGCGCCGCTACCTCACCGACGTCTCGGATGCGCGCGCCGTCCCGCTCGGGTCTTCCGAACTGGCGACGCTGGCGCCCGGGGACGACATCGTCGCCGGGTTCCGCGTCCCGGAGCGTTCGGTCGATACCCGCTGGGCGGCGGACCGGGTGGCCGAAGCCGTCGATGCCGAGCCGCGCATCGCCTTCCGGCCGCGGGTGACGGTCACGGGCGCCGCTCCCGTCGCCGGCGTGGACGGGGCGTGGCGCGTCAGGAGCGCCGGCGGCGACAGCGAGCCCTACGACGTCGTGGTCAACGCGCTCTGGAACGGGCGTCTCCCGGTGGACGTTGCGGCCGGGCTCGACCCGGAACCCCCCTGGACCCACCGCTACCGGTTCTGCGTGTTCGCGCGCACGCGCACCCTCGTCGACCTCCCGAGCGCCATCGTCGCGGTGGGGCCGTTCGGGGACGTCAAGAACTACAACGGGAGGGACTTCTACCTCTCCTGGTACCCGGTCGGTCTCGTGGCGGAGGGGGACGGGCTTGAGTTGGCGGAGCCGGCCCCGCTCGCGGGCGCGCTGCGCGAGCGCTTCCTCGACGAAGTGCGCGCCGGGCTTGGCGCCCACATCCCGGGGATCGGGCGGGTGTTCGACGAGGCGGAGGAGCTGGTGGTGGGGGGCGGCTTCGTATTCGCGCGCGGGAGCGGTTCGATCGGGGACCGCGATTCCACGCTGCACGCGCGCGACCGGTTCGGCGTCCGGCGCCGCGGCGCCTACCACTCCGTGGACACGGGCAAATATTCGACCGGACCCTGGCTGGCCGAGCGGCTGGCGCGGGAGATCGCCGGGTGA
- a CDS encoding WxcM-like domain-containing protein, producing the protein MKDFRELQEHAEGGWEEGRAGAVPTRVAGVSLHRLPRFSDLRGSVTVGEFDRSVPFAVKRYFLVFDVPGGEARGGHAHRQCRQFLVCARGSCAVVADDGRDRQEFALDRPDLGLHLPPMVWSVQHRYSPDALLLVFASHYYDADDYIRDYDGFLRILSFHGGVRR; encoded by the coding sequence ATGAAGGATTTCCGGGAGCTCCAGGAGCACGCGGAAGGCGGGTGGGAAGAGGGCCGGGCGGGAGCCGTCCCGACGCGGGTGGCCGGGGTGTCGCTCCACCGGCTGCCCCGGTTTTCCGATCTCCGCGGGAGCGTGACGGTGGGGGAGTTCGACCGCAGCGTCCCCTTTGCCGTGAAGCGCTACTTCCTGGTCTTCGACGTCCCCGGCGGGGAAGCGCGCGGGGGGCACGCGCACCGGCAGTGCCGGCAGTTCCTGGTCTGCGCGCGCGGCAGCTGCGCCGTGGTCGCCGACGACGGGCGCGACCGGCAGGAATTTGCGCTCGACCGTCCCGATTTGGGCCTCCACCTCCCCCCGATGGTCTGGAGCGTGCAGCACCGGTACTCGCCCGACGCCCTCCTGCTGGTCTTCGCGTCGCACTATTATGACGCCGACGACTACATCCGCGACTACGACGGGTTCCTCCGGATCCTGTCGTTTCATGGGGGGGTGCGCCGATGA
- a CDS encoding SDR family NAD(P)-dependent oxidoreductase, with protein sequence MTAELNGRTALVTGASRGVGKGVALGLGEAGATVYVTGRTVTPGAGPMGLPGTIGETADEVSRLGGTGVAVRCDHTDDGQVEAVFERIDRERGGLDLLVNSVWGGYERMFENNEYTWPFPFWKQPVWRWDAMFQAGVRAHYVAGALAARRMVARGAGLIVNISYWAAQKRMGNVAYGVAKAATDRMTSDMAAELAPHGVAVISLYPGLVRTESVMRAAEFLDLGNSESPRFIGRAVAALASDPGVMKRTGTVCVAAALAREYGFGDIDGRQPVPLSLEDA encoded by the coding sequence ATGACGGCTGAACTGAACGGGCGGACCGCGCTGGTCACGGGGGCCAGCCGCGGGGTCGGGAAGGGCGTGGCGCTTGGATTGGGGGAAGCCGGGGCCACCGTGTACGTGACCGGGAGGACCGTGACCCCGGGGGCCGGGCCGATGGGTCTGCCCGGCACCATAGGGGAAACCGCCGACGAGGTCTCCCGCCTCGGGGGGACGGGCGTCGCCGTCCGCTGCGATCACACCGACGACGGCCAGGTCGAGGCGGTGTTCGAGCGGATCGACAGGGAGCGGGGGGGGCTCGACCTGCTGGTCAACAGCGTCTGGGGCGGTTACGAGCGCATGTTCGAAAACAACGAGTACACCTGGCCCTTCCCCTTCTGGAAGCAGCCGGTCTGGCGGTGGGACGCGATGTTCCAGGCGGGAGTGCGCGCCCACTACGTGGCCGGGGCGCTGGCCGCCCGCCGCATGGTCGCGCGCGGGGCGGGCCTGATCGTCAACATCTCCTACTGGGCCGCGCAGAAGAGAATGGGGAACGTGGCCTACGGCGTCGCCAAGGCGGCCACCGACAGGATGACGTCGGACATGGCCGCGGAGCTGGCGCCGCACGGCGTGGCGGTGATCTCGCTCTACCCGGGGCTGGTGCGGACCGAGAGCGTCATGCGCGCGGCCGAATTCCTCGACCTGGGCAATTCCGAATCCCCCCGCTTCATCGGGCGGGCGGTCGCCGCCCTCGCGTCCGACCCCGGGGTGATGAAGCGCACCGGCACGGTCTGCGTGGCCGCGGCCCTTGCAAGGGAATACGGGTTCGGGGACATCGACGGCAGACAGCCCGTCCCGTTGTCCCTGGAGGACGCATAG
- the sugE gene encoding quaternary ammonium compound efflux SMR transporter SugE: MEWILLFVAGLFEAGWAIGLKYTDGFTRLWPTVWTVLAMVVSLGLLGVAMKALPVGTAYSVWVGVGAVVTVALGIVLLGEPASAGRLLSAGLIIAGIVGLKLATPA; the protein is encoded by the coding sequence ATGGAATGGATCCTTCTTTTTGTCGCGGGGCTGTTCGAGGCGGGCTGGGCGATCGGGCTGAAGTACACCGATGGGTTTACCCGGTTGTGGCCCACGGTCTGGACCGTCCTGGCGATGGTCGTGAGCCTCGGGCTCCTGGGCGTGGCCATGAAGGCGCTCCCGGTGGGCACCGCTTACTCCGTCTGGGTGGGGGTGGGGGCGGTCGTGACCGTCGCCCTGGGCATAGTGCTGCTGGGGGAACCGGCAAGCGCCGGCCGGCTCCTCAGCGCAGGGCTGATCATCGCCGGGATCGTGGGGCTCAAGCTTGCGACCCCGGCCTGA
- a CDS encoding class I SAM-dependent methyltransferase translates to MFDELAAIFERPEPFGCHTARELWTDGHTSARMLSFHLDEAGDLASRNARFIDRSVEWIASRFGLGADSRVADFGCGPGLYATRLARLGAKVTGIDFSPRSVGYAREVAARERLDIRYVAADYLDWETADRFDLVLMIMCDFCALGPAQRNMMLRRFHRILKPGGSVLLDVYALAAFDRRVEGASCGMDLLDGFWAPGRYFGFLNTFKYAREKVVLDKYTIVEPGRIRTVYNWFQCFDPGTLEGELAGAGLALEGLHADVAGSSYDENAEEFAVIARKG, encoded by the coding sequence GTGTTCGACGAACTGGCCGCCATCTTCGAACGGCCGGAGCCGTTCGGGTGTCACACCGCAAGGGAACTGTGGACCGACGGGCACACGTCGGCCCGGATGCTCTCCTTCCATCTCGACGAGGCCGGCGATCTCGCCTCGCGCAACGCCCGCTTCATCGACCGTTCGGTGGAATGGATTGCCTCCCGTTTCGGCCTCGGCGCGGACAGCCGGGTGGCCGATTTCGGCTGCGGCCCGGGATTGTACGCGACGCGGCTGGCACGGCTCGGGGCGAAGGTGACGGGCATCGATTTCTCCCCCCGGTCGGTCGGCTACGCCCGGGAGGTCGCCGCCCGGGAGCGGCTGGACATCCGTTACGTGGCGGCCGATTACCTCGATTGGGAGACCGCCGACCGGTTCGACCTCGTCCTGATGATCATGTGCGATTTCTGCGCCCTCGGGCCTGCGCAGAGAAACATGATGTTGCGCAGATTCCACCGGATCCTGAAGCCGGGCGGGTCGGTCCTCCTCGATGTCTACGCGCTCGCCGCTTTTGACCGGCGGGTGGAGGGGGCGAGCTGCGGGATGGACCTTCTCGACGGATTCTGGGCGCCGGGCCGCTATTTCGGGTTTTTGAATACCTTCAAATATGCCCGGGAAAAGGTCGTCCTCGACAAGTACACCATCGTCGAACCTGGGCGCATCCGGACGGTGTACAACTGGTTTCAGTGCTTCGACCCCGGCACCCTGGAAGGGGAACTGGCGGGGGCGGGCCTGGCCCTGGAGGGGCTCCACGCGGACGTCGCCGGGTCTTCCTACGACGAGAACGCGGAAGAATTCGCCGTCATCGCCCGGAAGGGCTGA
- a CDS encoding N-acetyltransferase: MIRAFEPSDMEDVLELWLEASAGAHDFVGREFWESKVDDMRNRYLPAAETHVFVQGGRVRGFVSLQGDTLAALFVSPAFQGRGLGRRLMDRVKRLRDRLELTVYRENQRAVRFYRRCGFAVVGERTDPHTGHAEVLMEYGPGGTVPALPGG, translated from the coding sequence ATGATCCGCGCTTTCGAACCTTCGGACATGGAAGACGTGCTGGAACTCTGGCTCGAGGCGTCGGCCGGGGCCCACGATTTCGTCGGCAGGGAATTCTGGGAGTCGAAAGTCGATGACATGCGAAACCGGTACCTGCCCGCCGCCGAGACCCATGTCTTCGTGCAGGGGGGCAGGGTCAGAGGTTTCGTTTCTCTCCAGGGCGATACCCTGGCGGCCCTGTTCGTCTCCCCCGCTTTCCAGGGGAGGGGCCTGGGGCGGCGGCTGATGGACAGGGTCAAGAGGCTGCGCGACAGGCTGGAGCTCACCGTCTATCGCGAAAATCAACGGGCCGTCCGGTTCTACCGGCGATGCGGCTTCGCCGTCGTCGGAGAAAGGACGGACCCCCACACGGGGCACGCCGAGGTCCTGATGGAGTACGGCCCCGGCGGGACGGTCCCCGCCCTCCCCGGAGGATGA
- a CDS encoding HigA family addiction module antidote protein — protein MSIDNKGRRQCRPTHPGEMLREDFLPDYQLTASGLARAIGVSRQSVNELLRGRRAVSPEMALRLGKVFGNSPEFWLGAQRAIDLWDAEQELKDDIAGIRTLHVA, from the coding sequence ATGAGTATTGACAACAAGGGGCGGAGGCAGTGCCGCCCGACCCATCCCGGCGAGATGTTGCGCGAGGATTTTCTCCCGGACTATCAGCTGACGGCCTCCGGGCTGGCCCGCGCCATCGGAGTGTCCCGGCAATCTGTAAACGAACTGTTGCGCGGACGACGCGCCGTCAGTCCGGAGATGGCGCTGCGTTTGGGAAAAGTGTTCGGCAACTCGCCCGAATTCTGGCTCGGCGCCCAGCGGGCCATCGATCTGTGGGACGCCGAACAGGAGTTGAAGGACGATATCGCCGGCATCAGGACACTGCATGTCGCTTGA